The proteins below are encoded in one region of Juglans microcarpa x Juglans regia isolate MS1-56 chromosome 4D, Jm3101_v1.0, whole genome shotgun sequence:
- the LOC121260076 gene encoding rhamnogalacturonate lyase-like, producing MGESECVVCVPDYCRGVLLNVNAAQESNVDDDHDVELHTYDDLQVVVENGLMQVNLSRPAGDVVGITYGGIDNLLENHNRWENRGYWDVVWKQPGGPGGNTWRLAATNFTIITETKDQVELSFTKIWDASNNSLHGKTNIPLNVDRRYIFRRGISGYYSYAIFERLKGWPALFLGQIRAVYKLEQDNFHYMAISDKKRRIMPTPLDRKRGQPLAYPEAVLLTNTTSNPELRGEVDDKYQYSMEDKDIRVQGWMSVAPPVGFWIITPSNEFRTAGPIKQDLTGHVGPTLLSMFMSTHYTGRDLHMRFEDGEPWQKVFGPVFVYLNSGSTKTRKRLWGEAKQQMLREVDSWPYNFTKSEDFPSADQRGTVVGQLQVDDRYITDEKLMRAKSAYVGLAAPGQVGSWQIESKGYQFWTQADDEGHFIIKNVRPGDYNLYAWVPGVIGDYKNDMQITIKAGSKVELGVVVYRPPRNGPTLWEIGIPDRTAAEFFIPDPKPTLTNRLFNHSEKYRQYGLWDRYADLYQDDQDLIYTVNISNYSKDWFYAHVTRKLNNQTYEGTTWQIKFELENATNDGNYTLQLALASAHFAEIQVRFNDLSLQRAHFSTGLIGRDNAIARHGIHGLYRLYSIEVPSNLLREGTNTIYLTQSRRRSPFQGVMYDYLRLEGPPPPNSSD from the exons ATGGGTGAGAGCGAGTGTGTTGTGTGTGTACCTGATTATTGCAGGGGAGTTCTATTAAACGTCAACGCCGCCCAAGAATCTAatgttgatgatgatcatgatgtgGAGCTACATACATACGACGACCTGCAG GTGGTGGTGGAGAATGGGCTCATGCAAGTCAATTTGTCCAGGCCGGCGGGTGACGTTGTTGGAATTACTTATGGTGGTATAGATAACTTGCTCGAAAATCACAATAGATGGGAGAATAGAGG GTATTGGGATGTAGTTTGGAAGCAGCCAGGAGGTCCTGGTGGTAACACCTGGAG ATTGGCAGCAACAAATTTCACGATTATAACCGAGACCAAAGACCAAGTAGAGctttcatttacaaaaatatgggATGCTTCTAATAATTCGCTCCACGGAAAGACAAATATTCCCTTAAATGTAGACAGAAG GTACATATTTCGACGTGGAATTTCAGGATATTATTCATACGCTATATTTGAGCGCCTTAAGGGATGGCCGGCTTTGTTTCTGGGTCAGATTAGGGCTGTTTACAAGCTGGAACAGGACAA ttttcaCTACATGGCAATATCGGACAAGAAGCGGAGGATCATGCCAACGCCGCTAGATCGCAAAAGAGGTCAACCCCTTGCCTACCCGGAAGCTGTTCTTTTAACAAATACGACCTCCAATCCTGAACTAAGAGGAGAG GTGGATGACAAGTACCAGTACTCGATGGAAGATAAAGATATTAGGGTTCAGGGGTGGATGTCGGTTGCCCCACCTGTTGGATTTTGGATCATTACACCCAGTAATGAGTTCCGTACAGCGGGGCCCATCAAACAAGATCTCACTGGCCATGTGGGCCCTACTCTGCTATCT ATGTTCATGAGCACTCATTATACTGGTAGGGACTTACACATGAGATTTGAAGACGGAGAGCCATGGCAAAAAGTTTTTGGTCCTGTATTTGTCTATCTCAACTCCGGTTCCACCAAAACTCGTAAAAGACTCTGGGGCGAAGCTAAACAgcag atgTTGCGTGAAGTCGATAGCTGGCCATACAATTTCACTAAGTCGGAAGATTTCCCTTCTGCTGACCAACGGGGAACAGTTGTGGGTCAATTGCAAGTCGATGACCG GTACATCACTGATGAAAAACTAATGAGGGCAAAATCTGCTTACGTGGGTTTGGCTGCTCCTGGACAGGTCGGCTCATGGCAAATAGAAAGCAag GGTTACCAATTCTGGACCCAAGCTGACGACGAGGgacatttcataattaaaaacgTCCGACCAGGAGACTACAATTTGTATGCATGGGTCCCTGGTGTGATTGGAGATTACAAAAATGACATGCAAATTACTATTAAAGcag GCTCGAAAGTGGAATTGGGTGTGGTTGTGTATAGGCCTCCGAGAAATGGTCCAACTCTGTGGGAAATTGGCATTCCTGACCGGACCGCTGCTGAGTTCTTTATACCGGACCCAAAGCCAACGCTCACAAACCGATTGTTCAATCACTCAGAAAA GTATAGGCAATATGGCTTATGGGATCGGTATGCAGATTTATATCAGGATGATCAGGATCTCATTTATACTGTTAATATTAGCAATTATAGTAAAGATTGGTTCTACGCCCACGTTACAAG GAAACTAAATAATCAAACATACGAAGGAACAACATGGCAGATCAAATTTGAACTGGAAAATGCCACCAACGATGGAAACTACACACTGCAGTTGGCATTGGCGTCTGCCCATTTTGCTGAAATACAG GTTCGGTTCAATGACCTGAGTCTACAACGTGCACACTTCTCAACGGGACTCATAGGAAGGGATAATGCGATAGCAAGACACGGAATTCACGGATTATATCGGTTGTACAGCATTGAGGTACCAAGCAATCTATTGCGAGAAGGAACCAATACGATCTATCTCACACAGTCAAGGAGGAGAAGTCCTTTTCAAGGAGTCATGTATGACTACCTTCGTTTAGAAGGGCCTCccc ccccgaactcctcggac